The following proteins are encoded in a genomic region of Drosophila willistoni isolate 14030-0811.24 chromosome 3R, UCI_dwil_1.1, whole genome shotgun sequence:
- the LOC6648207 gene encoding Werner Syndrome-like exonuclease gives MDKYLIKMPTKTNLNGDQKPAALKGTPKTIDKQKEKNTPTEKQKQEDDYVEKENTPKLRNAQIAKPASKRKNQDTPTEVKDIKNEEDGENPPKRRSARLTRSTRSMAEEGTPSPEKEKPEKLPFIKYKGAIKYYTENHEIAASADDVIQWIDKQTTLDVVPMAFDMEWPFSFQTGPGKSSVIQVCVDERCCYVYQLSKLKKLPAALVALLNHPKVRLHGVNIKADFRKLQRDFPEVSADPLIEKCVDLGVWCNEICETGGRWSLERLANFIAKKAMDKSKKVRMSKWHVIPLDENQLMYAAIDVYIGQVIYRDLEQREKVKLQNEANFKEQNGDAAFKAVKALGETFLDKITQVTI, from the exons atggataaatatttaatcaaAATGCCGACTAAGACGAATTTAAATGGAGATCAA aaACCTGCAGCACTCAAGGGAACTCCAAAAACAATTGATAAACAAAAGGAGAAAAACACTCCAACAGAAAAACAG AAACAAGAGGACGATTACGTGGAGAAGGAGAATACGCCTAAACTCAGAAACGCCCAAATCGCCAAGCCTGCCTCTAAGCGCAAGAATCAAGATACTCCCACAGAG gTCAAAGACATAAAGAACGAGGAGGACGGTGAGAATCCACCTAAGCGGCGAAGTGCTCGACTTACACGCAGCACTCGATCTATGGCCGAAGAGGGTACTCCTTCGCcggaaaaggaaaaaccagaaaaattGCCTTTTATTAAGTATAAAGGAGCCATCAAATATTATACAGAGAACCATGAAATAGCTGCTTCGGCTGATGATGTAAT ccAATGGATAGACAAACAAACCACACTGGATGTGGTGCCCATGGCCTTCGATATGGAATGGCCATTCTCGTTTCAAACGGGGCCAGGCAAATCTTCAGTTATTCAAGTATGCGTGGATGAACGATGTTGTTATGTTTACCAGCTGAGTAAACTAAAGAAACTGCCCGCAGCTTTAGTGGCTTTACTTAATCATCCGAAAGTACGGTTGCATGGCGTCAATATCAAGGC AGATTTCCGCAAACTTCAACGAGACTTTCCAGAGGTTTCAGCCGATCCTCTTATTGAGAAATGCGTCGATCTGGGTGTTTGGTGTAATGAAATATGTGAAACTGGAGGTCGTTGGAGTCTGGAACGCTTGGCCAATTTCATTGCCAAAAAGGCCATggataaaagtaaaaaagttCGGATGAGTAAATGGCATGTCATACCCCTCGATGAGAATCAATTAATGTATGCGGCCATAGATGTTTAT ATTGGTCAAGTTATCTACAGAGATTTGGAGCAGAGGGAAAAGGTTAAATTACAGAATGAAGCCAATTTCAAAGAACAAAATGGTGATGCTGCCTTTAAAGCAGTTAAAGCATTAGGAGAAACATTTCTTGATAAGATCACTCAGGTGACGATTTAA